The following are encoded together in the Apodemus sylvaticus chromosome 11, mApoSyl1.1, whole genome shotgun sequence genome:
- the Cckar gene encoding cholecystokinin receptor type A isoform X1 encodes MDVVDSLLMNGSNITPPCELGLENETLFCLDRPQPSKEWQSAVQILLYSLIFLLSVLGNTLVITVLIRNKRMRTVTNIFLLSLAVSDLMLCLFCMPFNLIPNLLKDFIFGSAVCKTTTYFMGTSVSVSTFNLVAISLERYGAICRPLQSRVWQTKSHALKVIAATWCLSFTIMTPYPIYSNLVPFTKNNNQTANMCRFLLPSDAMQQFWQTFLLLILFLIPGIVMVVAYGLISLELYQGIKFDASQKKSAKEKRLSGGGGGGSGGGSGGGGGGGVSRRYEDSDGCYLQKSRPPRKLELQQLSTSSSGGRVNRIRSSSSAANLIAKKRVIRMLMVIVVLFFLCWMPIFSANAWRAYDTASAEKHLSGTPISFILLLSYTSSCVNPIIYCFMNKRFRLGFMATFPCCPNPGPAGVRGEAGEEEDGRTIRASLSRYSYSHMSTSAPPP; translated from the exons ATGGATGTGGTCGACAGCCTTCTTATGAATGGGAGTAACATCACTCCCCCCTGTGAACTCGGGCTGGAAAATGAGACGCTTTTCTGCCTGGATCGACCTCAGCCTTCAAAAG AGTGGCAGTCTGCAGTGCAGATTCTGCTGTACTCCTTGATATTCCTCCTCAGTGTGCTGGGGAACACGCTGGTCATAACGGTGCTGATTCGAAACAAGAGGATGCGGACGGTCACCAACATCTTCCTGCTGTCCCTAGCTGTCAGCGACCTCATGCTTTGCCTCTTTTGCATGCCGTTCAACCTCATCCCCAACCTGCTCAAGGATTTCATCTTTGGAAGTGCTGTGTGCAAGACCACCACCTACTTCATGG GCACTTCCGTGAGTGTTTCCACTTTCAACCTGGTAGCCATCTCTCTGGAGAGATACGGAGCCATCTGCAGACCCCTACAATCCCGAGTCTGGCAAACAAAGTCCCATGCTTTGAAGGTCATCGCTGCCACCTGGTGCCTCTCCTTTACCATCATGACTCCGTACCCCATTTACAGCAACTTGGTGCCTTTTACTAAAAATAATAACCAGACGGCGAACATGTGCCGCTTCCTGTTGCCAAGTGACGCCATGCAGCAGTTCTG GCAAACATTCCTGTTACTCATCCTCTTTCTTATCCCCGGGATTGTGATGGTGGTGGCCTACGGATTGATCTCTCTGGAACTCTACCAAGGAATCAAATTTGATGCCAGCCAGAAGAAATCTGCTAAAG AGAAGAGGCTgagcggcggcggtggtggcggcagcggtggtggcagcggtggtggcggtggtggcggtgttAGCCGCCGATATGAAGACAGTGATGGCTGTTACTTGCAGAAGTCCCGGCCGCCGAGGAAGCTGGAGCTGCAGCAGCTGTCTaccagcagcagtggtggcagagtCAACCGGATCAGGAGCAGCAGTTCTGCTGCCAACCTGATAGCCAAGAAACGCGTGATCCGCATGCTCATGGTCATCgtggtcctcttcttcctctgctggATGCCCATCTTCAGTGCCAATGCCTGGCGGGCGTATGACACGGCTTCTGCCGAGAAACACCTCTCAGGGACCCCCAtctccttcatcctcctcctctcctacACCTCCTCCTGCGTTAACCCCATCATCTATTGCTTCATGAACAAACGCTTCCGCCTGGGCTTCATGGCTACCTTCCCTTGTTGCCCGAATCCTGGTCCCGCAGGGgtgagaggagaggcaggggaggaggaggacgggAGGACCATAAGGGCATCACTGTCCAGATATTCCTACAGCCACATGAGCACCTCTGCCCCGCCCCCCTGA
- the Cckar gene encoding cholecystokinin receptor type A isoform X2, with protein MRTVTNIFLLSLAVSDLMLCLFCMPFNLIPNLLKDFIFGSAVCKTTTYFMGTSVSVSTFNLVAISLERYGAICRPLQSRVWQTKSHALKVIAATWCLSFTIMTPYPIYSNLVPFTKNNNQTANMCRFLLPSDAMQQFWQTFLLLILFLIPGIVMVVAYGLISLELYQGIKFDASQKKSAKEKRLSGGGGGGSGGGSGGGGGGGVSRRYEDSDGCYLQKSRPPRKLELQQLSTSSSGGRVNRIRSSSSAANLIAKKRVIRMLMVIVVLFFLCWMPIFSANAWRAYDTASAEKHLSGTPISFILLLSYTSSCVNPIIYCFMNKRFRLGFMATFPCCPNPGPAGVRGEAGEEEDGRTIRASLSRYSYSHMSTSAPPP; from the exons ATGCGGACGGTCACCAACATCTTCCTGCTGTCCCTAGCTGTCAGCGACCTCATGCTTTGCCTCTTTTGCATGCCGTTCAACCTCATCCCCAACCTGCTCAAGGATTTCATCTTTGGAAGTGCTGTGTGCAAGACCACCACCTACTTCATGG GCACTTCCGTGAGTGTTTCCACTTTCAACCTGGTAGCCATCTCTCTGGAGAGATACGGAGCCATCTGCAGACCCCTACAATCCCGAGTCTGGCAAACAAAGTCCCATGCTTTGAAGGTCATCGCTGCCACCTGGTGCCTCTCCTTTACCATCATGACTCCGTACCCCATTTACAGCAACTTGGTGCCTTTTACTAAAAATAATAACCAGACGGCGAACATGTGCCGCTTCCTGTTGCCAAGTGACGCCATGCAGCAGTTCTG GCAAACATTCCTGTTACTCATCCTCTTTCTTATCCCCGGGATTGTGATGGTGGTGGCCTACGGATTGATCTCTCTGGAACTCTACCAAGGAATCAAATTTGATGCCAGCCAGAAGAAATCTGCTAAAG AGAAGAGGCTgagcggcggcggtggtggcggcagcggtggtggcagcggtggtggcggtggtggcggtgttAGCCGCCGATATGAAGACAGTGATGGCTGTTACTTGCAGAAGTCCCGGCCGCCGAGGAAGCTGGAGCTGCAGCAGCTGTCTaccagcagcagtggtggcagagtCAACCGGATCAGGAGCAGCAGTTCTGCTGCCAACCTGATAGCCAAGAAACGCGTGATCCGCATGCTCATGGTCATCgtggtcctcttcttcctctgctggATGCCCATCTTCAGTGCCAATGCCTGGCGGGCGTATGACACGGCTTCTGCCGAGAAACACCTCTCAGGGACCCCCAtctccttcatcctcctcctctcctacACCTCCTCCTGCGTTAACCCCATCATCTATTGCTTCATGAACAAACGCTTCCGCCTGGGCTTCATGGCTACCTTCCCTTGTTGCCCGAATCCTGGTCCCGCAGGGgtgagaggagaggcaggggaggaggaggacgggAGGACCATAAGGGCATCACTGTCCAGATATTCCTACAGCCACATGAGCACCTCTGCCCCGCCCCCCTGA